A genome region from Hevea brasiliensis isolate MT/VB/25A 57/8 chromosome 9, ASM3005281v1, whole genome shotgun sequence includes the following:
- the LOC110672832 gene encoding uncharacterized protein LOC110672832, with translation MANTDLFDAYFKRADLDCDGQISGAEAVAFFQGSGLPKQVLAQVWMHADQRKAGFLGRQEFYNALKLVTVAQSKRELTPDIVKAALYGPASAKIPAPQINLAATPAPKAVTPAPQMAGTTSVAPQNFGIRPPQMPGNASTNQQYFSSQQSQFVRPSQAMPSNSVSHPQLVPASQAVPRGSTMAVPRPSNSNVSTDWAGGGLGVPTTQNQSRGISPPPTQDGFGLTASGLMPSVQPRPQLTTGQTPSSIPKPQEAAVASNQSATKDSKVSGNGFASESLFGDVFAAIPAQPAQSSSSAASSTSTLPVSVGIVPSSAGSQPSIKPNTLETLQSTFSQQPVGGLSAGRQNQVVAAQSSAVTSSGLPVGAANSDSSQSQPPWPKMTQSGIQKYMKVFVQVDTDRDGKITGEQARNLFLSWRLPREVLKQVWDLSDQDNDSMLSLREFCTALYLMERYREGCPLPTTLPSSVMSDEILLSATSHLTASHGSGTWGPASGPRPPQVMMGPRPAPAAAARPPRPPVHHADEKQPPQQKRKVPVLEKHLVDQLSQEEQDSLNSKFQEAAQADKKVEELEKEIADSRQKIEFYRVKMQELILYKSRCDSRLNEVTERVAADKREVEALAKKYEEKYKQSGDVASKLSIEEATFRDIQEKKMELYRAIVKMEQGGTADDAFKERAENIQSSLEELVKSVNERCKQYGLRAKPVSLVELPFGWQPGIQEGAADWDENWDKFEDEGFTFVKELTLDVQNVVAPPKQKSLVQKVTTPTNEDLSASPSKAVEKSEEAASLGEPILEKESTHDHSENGTARSPPDSPAGKSTKDGQSHEFQDSRFKEGSGADSSPHAKEILSDMGGTEISGDKSSDEPGWGTFDTHYDTESVWGFDSVSGKDLDHDKHSESSLFGMGEFALNPIKTGSSHADNMYLGKSTSFFADSVPSTPAYDQGRSLFADSVPSTPAYNQGKSTFMFADSVPSTPAYNQGKSSFGFGDSVPSTPAYNHGKNSFGFADSVPGTPAYNFGNSPRKFNEGSEDQSFDSISRFDSFNMHDSGLFQSPRHSLGRFDSMNSTRDADLSYGFPSRFDSFRESRDSDQSHGFSRFDSFRDSDQSQGFSRFDSFRDSDNSHGFPSRFDSFRDSDNSHGFPSSFDSFRETRDSGHGQGFSRFDSFNANDSGFSQSSGNSVARFDSVRGSRETDNSRLSFDDSDPFGSTGPFKTSVESETPRKSSDNWKAF, from the exons ATGGCGAATACAGATCTGTTCGATGCATATTTCAAGAGAGCAGATTTGGACTGCGACGGTCAGATCAGTGGAGCTGAAGCCGTTGCTTTCTTTCAAGGTTCTGGTTTGCCCAAACAAGTCCTCGCTCAG GTGTGGATGCATGCTGATCAGAGAAAAGCTGGTTTCCTTGGTCGTCAAGAGTTCTATAATGCTCTTAAGCTTGTTACTGTGGCACAAAGTAAGCGGGAGCTGACTCCAGATATAGTGAAGGCAGCATTATATGGTCCTGCTTCAGCGAAAATTCCTGCTCCTCAGATAAACCTTGCAGCCACACCTGCTCCTAAAGCAGTAACACCTGCTCCTCAAATGGCTGGTACCACGTCAGTGGCACCTCAAAACTTTGGTATCAGACCACCACAGATGCCTGGAAATGCAAGCACAAACCAGCAATATTTCTCATCTCAGCAAAGTCAATTTGTGAGGCCATCCCAAGCTATGCCTTCCAACTCTGTGTCTCATCCACAACTAGTTCCTGCAAGCCAAGCTGTGCCTAGGGGTAGTACCATGGCTGTTCCTCGCCCTTCAAATTCAAATGTCTCAACTGATTGGGCTGGTGGTGGTCTAGGTGTCCCAACTACCCAAAATCAAAGTAGGGGGATTAGTCCTCCTCCAACTCAGGATGGATTTGGGCTAACAGCATCAGGTTTGATGCCCTCTGTCCAACCTAGACCACAGTTGACAACTGGACAGACGCCTTCTAGTATTCCAAAACCTCAAGAGGCTGCTGTGGCCTCCAACCAATCAGCAACTAAGGATTCTAAAGTTTCAGGGAATGGCTTCGCCTCTGAATCACTTTTTGGAGATGTATTTGCTGCAATTCCTGCTCAGCCAGCACAAAGTTCCTCCTCAGCTGCATCATCTACGAGTACCTTACCTGTATCAGTGGGAATTGTTCCATCTTCTGCTGGGTCCCAACCTTCAATCAAGCCAAACACTCTTGAAACTTTGCAGAGTACATTTTCTCAGCAACCTGTTGGTGGGCTTTCAGCAGGAAGGCAGAACCAGGTTGTTGCAGCTCAAAGTTCTGCTGTTACTTCATCTGGACTTCCTGTTGGAGCTGCGAATTCAGATTCCAGTCAATCCCAGCCTCCATGGCCAAAGATGACTCAGTCTGGTATTCAGAAGTATATGAAAGTATTTGTGCAGGTAGACACAGATAGAGATGGAAAAATAACCGGTGAACAGGCACGCAACCTCTTCTTAAGTTGGAGGCTGCCAAGAG AGGTCTTAAAACAGGTTTGGGATTTATCTGATCAAGATAACGACAGTATGCTTTCTTTAAGGGAGTTCTGTACTGCTCTCTATTTGATGGAACGTTACAGAGAAGGCTGTCCTCTTCCTACTACACTCCCAAGCTCTGTAATGTCTGATGAGATTTTGTTGTCTGCTACAAGCCACCTTACAGCTTCACATGGCAGTGGAACTTGGGGACCTGCTTCTG gTCCTCGACCACCACAAGTTATGATGGGTCCACGGCCAGCACCTGCTGCTGCAGCAAGGCCACCAAGACCCCCTGTTCATCATGCTGATGAAAAACAGCCCCCTCAGCAAAAGCGCAAAGTTCCTGTTCTGGAAAAGCATCTTGTTGATCAGCTGAGCCAGGAGGAGCAGGATTCTCTGAACTCAAAGTTCCAAGAGGCAGCGCAGGCTGATAAAAAG GTTGAAGAATTGGAAAAGGAAATAGCAGATTCTAGACAGAAAATTGAGTTCTATCGTGTTAAGATGCAGGAACTT ATTTTATATAAAAGCCGATGTGACAGTCGACTAAATGAGGTAACAGAAAGGGTGGCTGCCGATAAACGTGAG GTTGAGGCATTAGCCAAGAAATACGAGGAGAAATACAAGCAGTCTGGTGATGTAGCCTCTAAGTTATCTATTGAAGAGGCCACATTTCGCGATATTCAG GAGAAGAAAATGGAATTGTATCGGGCGATCGTTAAAATGGAACAAGGAGGCACTGCTGATGATGCTTTCAAG GAGCGAGCTGAGAATATCCAGTCAAGTCTTGAGGAACTAGTAAAAAGTGTGAATGAACGCTGTAAACAATATGGATTGCGTGCTAAGCCAGTCTCACTGGTTGAGCTTCCCTTTG GCTGGCAACCTGGAATTCAAGAAGGAGCAGCTGACTGGGATGAAAATTGGGATAAATTTGAAGATGAAG GTTTCACGTTTGTCAAAGAGCTCACTCTGGATGTGCAAAATGTTGTTGCCCCTCCAAAACAGAAGTCTTTAGTTCAAAAAGTAACCACTCCCACAAATGAGGATTTAAGTGCTTCCCCCTCAAAGGCTGTGGAAAAGTCAGAGGAAGCTGCTAGTCTAGGTGAACCAATTCTGGAGAAAGAATCAACTCATGACCATAGTGAGAATGGCACGGCAAGAAGTCCGCCTGACAGTCCTGCTGGAAAAAGTACAAAAGATGGCCAATCACATGAATTCCAAGATTCTCGATTCAAAGAGGGTTCTGGTGCTGATAGTTCACCCCATGCTAAAGAAATCCTAAG TGACATGGGTGGTACTGAAATTTCTGGGGATAAAAGCAGCGATGAGCCTGGCTGGGGTACATTTGACACTCACTATGATACAGAATCTGTTTGGGGCTTTGATTCTGTTAGTGGCAAG GATTTGGATCATGATAAGCACAGTGAAAGTTCTCTATTTGGTATGGGCGAGTTTGCTCTAAATCCGATAAAAACAGGGTCCTCACATGCAGATAATATGTACCTGGGGAAGAGCACATCTTTTTTTGCAGATTCTGTTCCAAGCACCCCTGCATATGATCAGGGGAGAAGCTTGTTTGCAGATTCTGTTCCCAGCACCCCTGCATATAACCAGGGAAAGAGCACATTTATGTTTGCAGATTCTGTGCCAAGCACCCCAGCCTATAACCAGGGGAAGAGCTCCTTTGGGTTTGGAGATTCTGTTCCCAGCACCCCAGCCTATAACCATGGGAAGAACTCATTTGGATTTGCAGATTCTGTTCCTGGCACCCCAGCCTATAATTTTGGGAATTCTCCACGAAAGTTTAATGAAGGGTCGGAGGACCAGTCCTTTGACAGCATCTCTAGGTTTGATTCTTTTAATATGCATGACAGTGGATTATTTCAATCCCCACGCCATTCTCTTGGAAGATTTGATTCCATGAACAGCACTAGGGACGCTGATCTAAGTTATGGGTTCCCATCAAGGTTTGATTCATTTAGAGAATCCAGAGATTCTGATCAAAGTCACGGGTTCTCAAGGTTTGATTCGTTCAGAGATTCTGATCAGAGTCAGGGGTTCTCACGATTTGATTCGTTTAGAGACTCTGATAACAGTCACGGGTTCCCATCGAGGTTTGATTCATTTAGAGACTCTGATAACAGTCATGGGTTTCCATCAAGTTTTGATTCATTTAGAGAAACCAGAGACTCTGGCCATGGTCAAGGGTTCTCAAGGTTTGATTCATTTAATGCCAATGACAGTGGATTCTCCCAGTCATCCGGAAATTCCGTTGCCAGGTTTGATTCCGTACGTGGCTCTAGAGAGACAGATAATAGTCGGTTATCTTTTGACGACTCTGATCCATTTGGCTCTACTGGGCCATTTAAGACATCAGTAGAGAGTGAAACtccaagaaaaagttctgataacTGGAAAGCTTTTTAG
- the LOC110672818 gene encoding uncharacterized protein LOC110672818 has protein sequence MEANVCDINHLDADVLLPPRKRLLAGFKKQSSDGDAALASPAVASSSSSASPSSPPPTLSPSPVSPSPPLPTPFSPSSSEFQARLNNLLTSHFNNSHNLSPEQIVEASKSTADAAVKVAEAARAAAQEKAIIATKAVTAAKSALALVASFPKEAASKEKNLKKNKLKKHVQVQLLYRKHQPIENYRDDEELARKLHRVINSSPRISKNSSSSDFKGHKNKKPKSSPTSERTRISNGSVAFGGNLSSMCNGHAIAGELDSEASIGEVCTSTADEKTSKYEKADQLEMDDGEAESSHSKEKICGGAGSPGKKRGRLKLKKLPLSICSSRDKANPKDDIVPRSSPLTDKNMGNPTTGNKPLFSMEPSADNLMPIDVAPVRKCQEFKAPACVKQNKVIQS, from the coding sequence ATGGAGGCTAATGTATGTGACATCAATCACTTGGATGCTGATGTCCTGTTGCCTCCTCGGAAGCGCCTTCTTGCAGGATTCAAGAAACAGAGTTCTGATGGTGATGCTGCCTTGGCTTCTCCTGCAGTTGCTTCATCCTCATCCTCGGCATCTCCTTCTTCTCCTCCCCCTACTCTTTCTCCATCTCCTGTGTCCCCATCTCCCCCTTTGCCAACTCCTTTTTCTCCATCTTCAAGTGAATTTCAAGCCCGCCTCAACAatcttttgacttctcattttaatAATAGCCATAATCTTTCGCCTGAGCAGATTGTGGAGGCCTCAAAATCAACAGCTGATGCTGCTGTTAAGGTtgcagaagctgcaagagctgcAGCTCAGGAGAAGGCTATTATTGCAACAAAAGCTGTGACAGCTGCTAAAAGTGCATTAGCCTTGGTTGCATCCTTTCCTAAAGAGGCAGCTAGCAAGGAGAAGAACTTAAAAAAGAATAAGCTGAAGAAGCATGTCCAGGTTCAACTTTTGTACAGAAAGCACCAACCTATTGAGAACTATAGGGATGATGAAGAGTTAGCTCGTAAGTTGCACAGGGTTATAAACAGCTCCCCTAGAATTTCAAAGAACTCTTCGAGTTCTGATTTTAAGGGTCATAAAAATAAGAAGCCTAAAAGCTCACCGACTTCTGAGAGAACTAGGATTTCAAATGGAAGTGTGGCATTTGGAGGAAACCTGTCTTCTATGTGCAACGGACATGCTATAGCAGGTGAATTGGATTCTGAAGCCTCCATTGGCGAGGTATGCACAAGTACAGCAGATGAGAAGACATCCAAATATGAAAAGGCTGACCAATTAGAGATGGATGATGGGGAAGCTGAATCAAGTCACTCAAAGGAGAAAATATGCGGAGGTGCAGGTTCGCCGGGTAAAAAGAGGGGAAGACTGAAACTAAAGAAGTTGCCATTAAGCATTTGTAGCTCTAGGGATAAAGCAAACCCCAAGGATGATATTGTTCCCAGAAGTTCCCCATTGACTGACAAGAACATGGGCAATCCTACAACTGGCAATAAGCCATTGTTTTCTATGGAGCCTTCAGCTGATAATCTGATGCCAATTGATGTTGCACCCGTGCGGAAATGCCAGGAGTTCAAGGCACCTGCTTGTGTTAAGCAGAATAAAGTGATTCAGTCATAA
- the LOC110672817 gene encoding uncharacterized protein LOC110672817, whose product MSCSSSSGSESEDDEGIDSYRKGGYHAVRVGDQFAGGRYIAQGKLGWGQFSTVWLAYDTQSSNYVALKIQKSASQFAQAALHEIEVLSSIANGDPSNSKCVVRLIDHFKHAGPNGHHHCMVLEFLGDSLLRLIRHSRYKGLELNKVREICKCILIGLDYLHRELCLIHNDLKPENILLYSTIDPAKDPIRSGLTPILQRPEGSLNGGSTMNIIEKKLKRRAKRAVAKISERRASMGGATEKPKKCLDGVDVRCKVVDFGNACWADKQFAEEIQTRQYRAPEVILRSGYSFSVDMWSFACTAFELATGDMMFAPKGGQGFSEDEDHLALMMELLGKMPRKIAVGGARSKDFFDRYGDLKRIRRLKFWPLDRLLVDKYKFSENEAREFAEFLCPLLDFIPEKRPTAQQCLQHPWLNLRTSAQIEMKKGDIEKLHVGMSNLQLKVGK is encoded by the exons ATGTCGTGTTCGTCTTCGTCGGGTTCTGAGTCCGAGGACGATGAGGGAATCGATTCTTACAGGAAAGGTGGTTATCATGCCGTTAGAGTTGGCGATCAGTTCGCTGGTGGCCGTTATATCGCCCAGGGGAAGCTTGGCTGGGGCCAGTTCTCCACAGTTTGGCTCGCTTATGATACTCAATCCTCT AATTATGTTGCACTTAAAATCCAGAAAAGTGCATCACAATTTGCTCAAGCTGCCCTTCACGAAATTGAAGTCCTCTCATCTATAGCTAATGGTGATCCCTCCAATTCGAAATGTGTCGTGCGATTGATCGACCACTTCAAGCATGCAGGACCAAATGGGCACCATCACTGCATGGTCCTTGAATTTCTTGGTGACAGCTTGCTGCGGCTAATCAGGCATAGTCGTTACAAAGGTCTAGAATTGAATAAAGTTAGAGAGATATGCAAATGCATTTTGATAGGCCTGGATTACTTGCATAGAGAACTCTGTTTGATCCACAATGATCTAAAACCTGAAAATATTCTTCTCTATTCCACTATTGATCCTGCCAAGGATCCAATTAGATCTGGGCTCACACCAATTCTTCAAAGGCCTGAAGGTAGCCTTAATGGTGGATCTACAATGAATATCATTGAGAAGAAGCTGAAAAGGAGAGCAAAGAGGGCAGTTGCTAAGATTTCAGAAAGAAGAGCTTCAATGGGAGGAGCTACGGAAAAACCAAAGAAATGCTTGGATGGGGTTGATGTCAGGTGCAAGGTTGTTGATTTTGGAAATGCATGCTGGGCTGATAAGCAGTTTGCAGAAGAAATTCAAACGAGGCAGTATAGAGCTCCTGAAGTCATTCTGCGGTCTGGATATTCCTTCTCTGTTGATATGTGGTCATTTGCTTGCACTGCTTTTGAGCTTGCTACAGGTGACATGATGTTTGCTCCCAAGGGTGGACAGGGTTTTAGTGAGGATGAG GATCACCTTGCTCTAATGATGGAACTCCTTGGAAAGATGCCCCGAAAG ATAGCCGTAGGAGGAGCGCGATCCAAGGATTTCTTCGATAGGTATGGAGATCTAAAGAGGATTCGAAGGCTGAAGTTTTGGCCACTTGATCGCTTGTTGGTTGATAAATACAAATTTTCCGAGAATGAAGCTCGGGAGTTTGCAGAATTTCTTTGTCCCCTTCTCGATTTTATACCAGAGAAGCGGCCCACTGCTCAGCAGTGCCTGCAACACCCTTGGCTCAATCTCAGAACTTCTGCACAGATTGAGATGAAAAAAGGTGATATAGAAAAATTGCATGTAGGGATGAGCAACCTTCAACTAAAGGTGGGCAAGTGA